In Pseudomonadota bacterium, the DNA window TTTGCCGCCGCGCAGGCCGAAGATATTCTTCATGCGACGCCTTTTGCCGCGCCCGTACGTGTGCGAGCGGGGAATTATGCTGATCTGGCAGGGGCGGGGATTGTCATGATCGCGGCAGGAGTCAGCCAGAAACAGGGAGAGACGCGGCTGGATCTGCTAAAACGCAATGCGGCTGTTTTTGCAGAGATCATTCCGCAAATACTTGATGCCGCGCCGGAGGCGATTTTGCTGATTGCCAGTAATCCGGTTGATATCATGACACATCTGGCGGCTGATATTGCCGCAAAAAGTCATAAACTGCCTGCCGCCCGCGTGATCGGATCAGGCACGATTCTGGATACGGCGCGTTTTCGCGCATTGCTGGGGCAGCATCTTGGTGTTTCCAGCCATTCCGTCCATGCCTATGTGATGGGGGAACATGGCGATTCCGAAGTGCTGCACTGGTCGGGCGCGACAATCGGTAATCTAAAACTTTCCTCCTTTGCGGAACAGGCGGGAATTCCCGTGACCGAGACACTGCGCGCGGAAATTGATGACGGTGTCCGCCGTGCGGCCTACCGCATTATTCAGGGCAAGGGCGCGACATGGTACGGCATCGGCGCGGGCATGGCGCGGATTGCACAGGCTATTCAGGATGACGAGCAAACGGTACTGACCTGTGCGGTTCTGACCGAGGAGGTTGCCGGTGTAAGAAATGTCACATTATCAATGCCACGCATTATTGCCGCGGGCGGTGTGACGCGCAGTATTTATCCCGCATGTGATACGGCGGAACAGGCGGCGCTGCAAAACAGCGCGACGATTCTGCGCCGCGCTGCCGATGAGCTTGATTTGCCTTAAACTGTGGTGATGATGCCCTGTTCTTCGTGATCCCAGCGCGGACAAGGTTGATCGGCGCGGATTTCACAGCCGCCGACCCAGCGCGGAGGCGGTGACAGCGCAAGAAAATCCAGATCATTTTGCAGAAGTTTTTTGCCTGTCTCATTTAATCTGAGTTCCTGTTCGTGCCATGGCGCGGTTTTGTCTGTGCTGTCAAAAAGCGGTTGTTCCGCTTGCATCATATGATCCAGCACATCCCGGAACATCAGATCACCCAGAAAAGGCAGCGGTTCTTTTTCCGTGGTTAGAATGCCGAATAACCGCCCGCCTTTCAGCGTCCCGTGTTCGGCCAGAATTTCCAGCGTTAGTTGCTGCGTCAGGCTCAGCCCGTTTTGCGCGGAAGGCAGTTCCATCAATTGCCGCAGAATTGCCCCTGCCATTTGCGGAATGGCGGGCGTAGTGTTTTGCGCAATTCTATGCAGTGTTTCGAAATCGGCTTTGCGGTAAGCTTGCCAGACTTTTTTGCCCAGTGCGGTCATTTCCGCTGTGACGGGGCGGCGTTCATGCTCCCATAAATATTGCAATGCTTCGGGGGAAAGCTGCCCCAATCCGACGAAATCGGGAACGCCCGGTACATTGTCTACGCAGATGATCTCGTATTTTTCCGGCAGTTTTACGGCGGCAAGCGTTTCCAGCAAAAAAGCCAGAATAAACTGGTCATAAGCATCATGTTCAAACCACAGTACCAGTTGGTCATAGCCGGAAAACGCGGTAATGGCGGCATATTCCTTTTGCTGCCGTGCCAGCGCGTCTTTCAATGTGATGTCATAGCTTTGTGAAATGAATGCCGCGCGTATTTCAAGAAATTCCGGCAGCGGCAAGTCGGGAACGGGCCCTTGACAATAAGGATCGGCGAATTCCAGAAAGGCGCCTTTGAAACCTGCGATGTCCAGCCCGTGTTTGATATCGGAACCGCAGCGGATATGAACCGTGCGCGGCGTATCGCGGGCGGGGACTGTGCCGCTTTCAATTTGTTTTTTCGCCAGTGCCAGCGCATCGCAATGCGCTTTCATTTTCGGCCAGCTGGTGAAACCGTTTTCCCGTGCAATGACGGATTGGGCATCCGCCAGCTGCGGCGTCGTTTTTGCGGTGCTTTGCGGATGATGGGCGGCAAAGCGTGCTGCAGCTGCGGCATCACCTTTGCGCAGGGATTTCAGCAATTCTTTTGCCTGTTTTTTCTGCTGTTCAAAATTCAAGCGTCCGTGAAAATAGCGGCGTTTTTGACGCGGCGCGGACAGGGCGGTATTAGGGGAGGTGTTTTCAGACATTGACGATCTCCTCATCATTTATGCCTGCGTCCGCCAAAACAGGCCAAGGAAAACCGTAAAATAGACTTTATATTATAAGTCGGGCGCAGCCCTTTCCGCGGACGGGAAGCCAATAGGCTTATGCGGAAAGTGTCGCGTGAATCGCGGCGCATGTCAATATATGGCTTTGTATGTTATTTGCTTTTATAATCAAGCGGTATCCGCATTGTCGGTATTTTTTACGGTGATTTCATGAAAAAGAAAATTTTCTTAGGTGTTGTTATGTCTCTGTTTTTACTCGCAGTCATGAACTATTTATGGCTTGAAACGACACGGGCGCAAGTCGAAAAACTGCCGGTCTTGAAATCGGGTGATTTGGTTTTTCAGACAATCAATACCGGACAAACACTGGCTGTTGCGGCAGCTTCTGCCAGTGCCTATACGCATGTCGGCATTGTGAAGATTGATGAAAACGGTACAGCACTGGTCGTCGAAGCTGTCGGCCCTGTCCGTGAAGTTCCGCTGGAAAAGTGGTTAAGGCAGGGAATCTTTGACCGCGTTGCGGTGATGCGCCTGAACGGGTTGACGGAAAAGCAGGCCGAGAAAATTCTGAAAGCGGCGGAAAAATATTACGGCAGACCGTATGACTTCTTTTTCCTGTTTGATAAGGAGAAGATTTATTGCAGCGAGCTGGTTTATTACGCCTTTAAAGAGGGGGCGGATATAGATATCGGCAAAATACAGAAAGTCAGCGAGCTGCATATTGATAATTTCGCCGTGCGTAATCTTATCAAACAACGCTGGCAAAAATACAAACCCTGCCGCCAGCAAAAGGCAGGCACTTTCAGCGCTTGCCTTCCGGTTATCCTGTCACAGGAACTGATTACGCCGACAAGCGTTGCCAATGATCCCCGCGCGGAAATGATTTACAAAAATTATATGTTCCGCTGGTAGTGTCATTTTGCCTTTTGATAGATGACGGTGCCGTCGATCTGTTTCAGTTTTTTCTCAAGCCCGCTGACGCCGTCGGCCTCGATAAACAGAAATTCTTCGGGCAGACCGGATTCATAGATAAATTGCATCACATCCTCATCGACCTTTTTCTGTGAAGCCCAGAAACCGGGTTTTGTTTTATAGGCGATGACATAGCAGGGGAATTCCGGCATATATTTGACATCTTTTTGCGCCAGATAAACGCGCGCGATAATCGGATGTTTGGCGGCATGCTCGGACAGATAGGTCAGCGCTTTTTCGGGCAGGTCATGTGCTTTGAATTCGTCTGCGGACAGAATGGCATCGCGCTCGTCATTGGCGGCGCGGCTGAGATAATGCCAATCATCAAGTTTTTCGTGATAGGGCTTGGCCTCTTCCGCCCGTCCATCTTTTTCCAGAAATTCAATCGCATAGCCGCAGACATCGGCGGTATAAGAGGGATGCGTTTTCAGGAGTTTTTCCATTTCCGCCAGCTGGCTTTCGTCTTTTTCGACCATCAGCCTGT includes these proteins:
- a CDS encoding L-lactate dehydrogenase; translation: MKIGVVGCGQVGSASAYACALRGVGSQLVLIDHNPGFAAAQAEDILHATPFAAPVRVRAGNYADLAGAGIVMIAAGVSQKQGETRLDLLKRNAAVFAEIIPQILDAAPEAILLIASNPVDIMTHLAADIAAKSHKLPAARVIGSGTILDTARFRALLGQHLGVSSHSVHAYVMGEHGDSEVLHWSGATIGNLKLSSFAEQAGIPVTETLRAEIDDGVRRAAYRIIQGKGATWYGIGAGMARIAQAIQDDEQTVLTCAVLTEEVAGVRNVTLSMPRIIAAGGVTRSIYPACDTAEQAALQNSATILRRAADELDLP
- a CDS encoding DUF1835 domain-containing protein; this translates as MSENTSPNTALSAPRQKRRYFHGRLNFEQQKKQAKELLKSLRKGDAAAAARFAAHHPQSTAKTTPQLADAQSVIARENGFTSWPKMKAHCDALALAKKQIESGTVPARDTPRTVHIRCGSDIKHGLDIAGFKGAFLEFADPYCQGPVPDLPLPEFLEIRAAFISQSYDITLKDALARQQKEYAAITAFSGYDQLVLWFEHDAYDQFILAFLLETLAAVKLPEKYEIICVDNVPGVPDFVGLGQLSPEALQYLWEHERRPVTAEMTALGKKVWQAYRKADFETLHRIAQNTTPAIPQMAGAILRQLMELPSAQNGLSLTQQLTLEILAEHGTLKGGRLFGILTTEKEPLPFLGDLMFRDVLDHMMQAEQPLFDSTDKTAPWHEQELRLNETGKKLLQNDLDFLALSPPPRWVGGCEIRADQPCPRWDHEEQGIITTV
- a CDS encoding peptidoglycan peptidase — encoded protein: MSLFLLAVMNYLWLETTRAQVEKLPVLKSGDLVFQTINTGQTLAVAAASASAYTHVGIVKIDENGTALVVEAVGPVREVPLEKWLRQGIFDRVAVMRLNGLTEKQAEKILKAAEKYYGRPYDFFFLFDKEKIYCSELVYYAFKEGADIDIGKIQKVSELHIDNFAVRNLIKQRWQKYKPCRQQKAGTFSACLPVILSQELITPTSVANDPRAEMIYKNYMFRW